A stretch of Telopea speciosissima isolate NSW1024214 ecotype Mountain lineage chromosome 11, Tspe_v1, whole genome shotgun sequence DNA encodes these proteins:
- the LOC122645479 gene encoding pentatricopeptide repeat-containing protein At3g12770-like, with translation MALRECLQIQCFFPFQKPPDRTPHRQLHNGQPFRVWSSKLGVLSTTHQAFDEIPLSDTFAWNTLVQSHLSDGDPERAMLIYHHMLLRGVRPDKHTLPRILTASRLSGSLFYGKQIHGQALKLGFGPDEYVLSALMSMYGHLDSADTAQYLFSQSSRRNKVSWTLLVGLYIKEDKPKSAIDTFLQMVSLGFEVDDVALVTVSGACGRLKSLQEGRKVHEIARRLGLESNVLVSNSLLKMYLDCNSIRDARLVFDRMRSKDAISWTAIVRGYVKNGGFNEGLKLFRSMNFEGIKPDSLTVSSVLPACARISASKHGKEIHAYVIRNNINLNVTVQNAMMDMYAKSGFLEYASEVFARMGEKDAISWTVMILGYSLHGQGELAVELFREVEKHGGIEPDQIMYVALLHACCTARMVEEGRSYFNHITAPKVDHYALMVALLAQAGHFDEARAFIKEYQIERHAEVQRALLNGCRLHRNMNIAKRVIDQLIELEPLNAENYVVLSNFYAASTKMDMLIRLKEVIRDMGLKPRKAYSWIEVQNKFHVFGVGDVSHPRSVRIYEELQGLMKKMEEQEGYVPDADFSLHDVDEERECIPIGHSEMLAISFGLISMQGRATIRVTKNLRVCRNSHNFAKFISKIVGREILLKDPNYFHHFKDGFCSCGDFW, from the coding sequence ATGGCTCTCCGTGAATGTTTACAGATTCAGTGTTTCTTCCCATTTCAAAAACCACCGGACCGAACTCCTCATAGGCAACTCCATAATGGTCAACCCTTTCGTGTTTGGTCTTCTAAACTTGGAGTCTTATCCACCACCCATCAAGCGTTCGACGAAATTCCTCTGTCAGATACCTTTGCTTGGAACACCCTTGTACAAAGCCATCTCAGCGATGGAGATCCCGAACGGGCTATGTTGATCTATCATCACATGCTTCTGCGAGGAGTCCGTCCCGATAAACATACTCTCCCTCGCATTTTAACTGCTTCTCGTCTTTCGGGCAGCTTGTTTTATGGAAAACAGATTCATGGGCAAGCTCTGAAGCTTGGGTTTGGTCCCGATGAGTATGTGTTGTCAGCTTTAATGTCAATGTATGGGCATCTTGACAGTGCTGATACCGCACAATACTTGTTTAGCCAATCCTCTCGGAGGAACAAGGTCTCTTGGACTTTGCTGGTTGGGTTATACATCAAGGAAGATAAACCCAAGTCGGCCATTGATACCTTTCTCCAAATGGTGAGTCTGGGCTTTGAGGTTGATGATGTTGCATTGGTAACTGTTAGCGGAGCCTGTGGGCGTCTAAAATCACTACAGGAAGGAAGAAAGGTACATGAGATTGCGAGGAGGCTAGGATTAGAATCCAATGTTTTAGTGAGCAATTCACTCTTGAAAATGTACCTTGATTGTAACAGCATTAGAGATGCTCGTTTAGTTTTTGATCGAATGCGCTCCAAAGATGCCATTTCATGGACAGCTATTGTTCGTGGTTATGTGAAGAATGGGGGATTCAATGAAGGCCTTAAACTGTTCCGATCAATGAATTTTGAAGGGATAAAACCAGATTCATTGACGGTCTCTAGTGTTCTTCCTGCTTGTGCAAGAATATCCGCAAGTAAACATGGGAAAGAGATTCATGCATATGTAATAAGAAACAATATCAACTTAAATGTAACAGTCCAAAATGCAATGATGGACATGTATGCAAAATCAGGATTCCTGGAATATGCTTCAGAGGTTTTCGCAAGAATGGGGGAGAAAGATGCTATCTCTTGGACTGTAATGATTTTGGGTTATAGCTTACATGGACAAGGGGAGCTGGCAGTTGAATTGTTCCGGGAAGTGGAAAAACATGGAGGAATAGAACCAGATCAGATCATGTATGTTGCACTCCTGCATGCTTGTTGCACCGCGCGGATGGTTGAGGAGGGAAGATCTTACTTCAATCACATCACGGCGCCCAAGGTTGACCACTACGCTTTAATGGTTGCTCTATTGGCTCAAGCAGGGCACTTCGATGAAGCTAGGGCCTTTATTAAGGAGTACCAGATTGAACGGCATGCAGAGGTTCAAAGAGCACTGCTTAATGGGTGCAGGCTCCACCGAAACATGAACATAGCTAAACGAGTCATTGATCAGCTGATTGAGTTGGAACCTCTAAATGCTGAGAATTATGTTGTACTGTCTAACTTTTATGCTGCTAGCACGAAAATGGATATGCTCATCAGATTGAAAGAAGTTATTCGAGATATGGGTTTGAAGCCAAGGAAAGCTTATAGCTGGATTGAGGTCCAGAACAAGTTTCATGTGTTTGGGGTGGGGGATGTCTCCCACCCAAGATCAGTGAGGATATATGAGGAATTACAGGGCTTAatgaagaaaatggaagagcaagaaggtTATGTGCCTGATGCAGATTTCAGCCTCCATGATGtggatgaagagagagagtgcaTTCCAATTGGGCATAGTGAAATGTTGGCCATCTCTTTTGGCCTGATCAGTATGCAGGGAAGGGCAACCATTCGTGTTACCAAGAACCTCCGGGTATGCCGTAACAGCCACAATTTTGCTAAGTTCATCTCAAAGATTGTTGGGCGAGAGATCCTTTTGAAGGATCCCAATTATTTCCACCATTTCAAGGATGGGTTTTGTTCATGTGGAGACTTTTGGTGA